The following nucleotide sequence is from Bdellovibrio sp. ArHS.
TATGGTCGTGAATATCCTTAGGGTCCACGTCAATTTCGTTCAAACCCTGTTTGAAACCACGGATGGCTTTACCCAAACCCTGTCCTAATTGTGGTAGACGGCTTGGTCCAAAGAAAATCAAACCAAGAATTGCAAGAAGAAGAATGTGCGTAAGGCTAAACTCACCCATGGGGCCTCCCAGAAATTTCTTTAAGAATACTCTTCTTAGACCTGTCTGGGAGGAAAATCAACGAGAACGGAAGGTTATTCCACCGGCATTTCAACGATTTCTACCTGATCGGCGTCAGAGGCTTCCTGCTCCAAAGCATTAGAAGCGTCCTCAGATCCCATGGTAACGACTTTAGTGCCTTCAGAGACTGTCTGTACAGGGGTTGCTTCGCGAGCCGCCGGAGCCTTGCCAGGAAGCTGCT
It contains:
- a CDS encoding twin-arginine translocase TatA/TatE family subunit; protein product: MGEFSLTHILLLAILGLIFFGPSRLPQLGQGLGKAIRGFKQGLNEIDVDPKDIHDHKQVNHSAQQTTQTQKQTEAQNS